A genomic stretch from Photobacterium atrarenae includes:
- the cobA gene encoding uroporphyrinogen-III C-methyltransferase, with the protein MPHTSTPAPVSVTSATATATATASASEIVRLNATNARTPAGRVSLVGAGPGDPDLLTVKALRTIQQADVIVYDRLVSPAIRALFPAGTPTIYVGKAKHQHSVPQQEINALLIAKARQGLDICRLKGGDAFVFGRGGEEMLELHQAGIETCLVPGITAASGCTSYAGIPLTHRGLAQGCTFVTAHAEKELDLNWASLARLDHTLVFYMGLTKAGLIAGELTRAGMGAATPVALIENGCCPQQRVIRGTLSELDALVGRHQVQSPALIVVGQVVSLAEQLQWFQTAMATQETTASQETTTTQATIATRETTATRETALAADSRVQTALKRVG; encoded by the coding sequence ATGCCACACACATCTACGCCAGCGCCAGTATCAGTAACATCTGCAACTGCAACTGCAACTGCAACCGCAAGTGCGTCAGAAATTGTGCGCCTGAACGCCACCAATGCCCGAACGCCTGCCGGGCGGGTCAGTCTGGTCGGCGCCGGACCGGGAGATCCGGATCTGCTGACCGTGAAAGCCCTGCGTACCATCCAGCAAGCCGATGTGATTGTTTATGACCGGCTGGTCAGCCCGGCCATTCGGGCCCTGTTTCCTGCCGGTACGCCCACCATTTATGTCGGCAAAGCCAAGCATCAACACAGCGTGCCACAGCAGGAGATCAATGCCTTGTTAATCGCCAAAGCACGGCAAGGGTTAGATATCTGCCGGCTCAAAGGTGGCGATGCGTTTGTCTTCGGCCGCGGTGGGGAAGAGATGCTTGAACTGCATCAGGCCGGAATTGAGACCTGCCTGGTGCCGGGGATCACCGCTGCTTCGGGCTGTACCAGCTATGCCGGGATCCCGCTCACCCATCGCGGTCTGGCGCAGGGCTGTACGTTTGTTACCGCCCATGCGGAAAAAGAGCTCGACCTCAACTGGGCCTCGCTTGCCCGGCTCGATCATACCCTGGTGTTTTATATGGGCCTGACCAAAGCCGGTCTCATCGCCGGGGAGCTCACCCGGGCCGGAATGGGTGCTGCGACTCCGGTGGCGTTGATTGAGAATGGCTGTTGCCCGCAGCAGCGGGTGATCCGGGGCACTTTATCGGAATTGGATGCTCTGGTCGGTCGCCATCAGGTGCAGTCACCGGCCCTGATCGTGGTCGGTCAGGTGGTGTCGCTGGCCGAGCAGCTGCAGTGGTTTCAGACTGCAATGGCGACTCAGGAAACAACTGCTTCCCAAGAAACAACTACTACCCAGGCAACAATTGCTACCCGTGAAACAACCGCCACCCGGGAAACAGCCCTGGCCGCAGACAGTCGCGTGCAGACAGCGCTCAAGCGCGTCGGCTGA